In Chthonomonadales bacterium, a single genomic region encodes these proteins:
- a CDS encoding DNA repair exonuclease, producing MLELLCAADLHLGRRPARLPPVDAGEHSAGAVWETAVEHAVRRGVAGVLLAGDVVDRANCFFEAFGPLERGARRLASAGIPLFAVTGNHDFDVLPRLADHVPAGAFHLLGTGGAWEERTLAVGGIPALRLAGWSFPAEHVRYSPLDAYRPEMSPGNLPVVGLLHCDLDVPGSVYGPVTGASLRGAGPSAWVTGHVHRSRLETGSGALLLNPGSPQPLDPGEAGPHGVWVLRLKRGAPLSAEMLPIATVRYDSIAVDLDGALDAVDVRSRVLVGVRDHIDAVRGEGHTPVHLCCRVTLIGRCEVRGLRSLCREMASDTEVTEHAGVRARIDDIALSTRPPVELAALAQGADAPAQLARLLLALESGAAHALAAEALEAARRCHESVWWSGPFQAVANDPLPGGEVAREDVLRGCRALLEALLAQREQA from the coding sequence GTGCTGGAGTTGCTGTGTGCCGCGGATCTCCATCTCGGCCGACGCCCGGCGCGGCTGCCTCCCGTCGATGCGGGTGAGCACTCCGCAGGGGCTGTCTGGGAGACCGCCGTCGAGCACGCGGTGCGCCGTGGCGTGGCGGGGGTCCTTCTTGCCGGCGACGTGGTCGACCGCGCCAACTGCTTCTTTGAGGCCTTCGGCCCGCTCGAGCGCGGCGCCCGGCGGCTCGCTTCGGCGGGCATCCCCCTGTTCGCCGTTACGGGTAACCACGACTTCGACGTCCTCCCGCGTCTGGCCGATCACGTCCCGGCCGGCGCGTTCCATCTTCTCGGCACCGGCGGCGCCTGGGAGGAACGCACCCTGGCGGTTGGCGGCATCCCGGCACTGCGCCTCGCCGGCTGGTCGTTCCCGGCCGAGCACGTGCGCTACTCGCCGCTGGACGCCTATCGGCCCGAGATGTCGCCCGGGAACCTGCCTGTCGTCGGGCTGCTGCACTGCGACCTGGACGTGCCAGGCAGTGTCTACGGCCCGGTGACGGGCGCCTCCCTGCGGGGCGCGGGCCCCAGCGCGTGGGTGACCGGGCACGTCCATCGCTCGCGCCTCGAGACGGGGAGCGGCGCCCTCCTGCTCAACCCGGGCTCGCCACAGCCGCTCGATCCCGGCGAAGCCGGCCCACACGGCGTGTGGGTGCTGCGCCTGAAGCGCGGCGCTCCTCTCTCCGCCGAGATGCTCCCGATCGCCACGGTACGCTACGACTCGATCGCCGTCGACCTCGACGGCGCTCTCGATGCCGTGGACGTGCGCTCGCGCGTGCTCGTGGGCGTGCGTGACCACATCGACGCGGTACGCGGCGAGGGGCACACGCCAGTTCACCTGTGCTGCCGGGTCACTCTGATCGGGCGCTGCGAGGTGCGCGGCCTCCGCTCGCTCTGCCGGGAGATGGCCTCCGACACCGAGGTGACCGAGCACGCGGGGGTACGGGCCCGGATCGACGACATCGCGCTGTCGACGCGCCCTCCAGTGGAGCTGGCAGCGCTCGCGCAGGGAGCCGACGCGCCGGCCCAACTCGCGCGCCTGCTGTTGGCGTTGGAGAGCGGCGCGGCGCACGCGCTGGCGGCGGAGGCGCTCGAGGCCGCCCGGCGCTGCCACGAGAGCGTGTGGTGGTCTGGGCCATTCCAGGCGGTCGCGAACGACCCTCTGCCCGGCGGCGAGGTCGCGCGGGAGGATGTCCTGCGAGGATGCCGTGCCCTCCTCGAGGCGTTGCTCGCACAGCGAGAGCAGGCTTGA
- a CDS encoding phytanoyl-CoA dioxygenase family protein codes for MTTARSPRSAARDQFERDGYALIPDAIDADLVREASDHVAWLRERNPGLRSEHLGHTLMTDDPFWVRLVRDDRLLDVAQEFVGPDIALFASHYICKPPYDGQAVLWHQDGSYWPLEPMEVVTLWLAIDDSLPENGCMRVIPGTHRMELSSLRPRTDVPNVLSSEIDPALVDESRAVDLVLRAGGVSVHHPNIIHGSNPNRSPLRRCGLTIRYIPTSTRIVADSGLTPEGRWPSAFLLRGSALPAVNDYNPTPRYRAGEHMPFRGCEEMA; via the coding sequence ATGACAACGGCGCGATCGCCGCGAAGCGCTGCGCGCGACCAGTTTGAGCGAGACGGCTATGCCCTTATCCCGGACGCGATCGACGCGGACCTGGTGCGCGAAGCGAGCGACCACGTCGCGTGGCTACGGGAGAGGAACCCCGGGCTGCGGTCGGAGCACCTGGGGCACACGCTGATGACCGACGATCCGTTCTGGGTGCGGCTCGTGCGCGACGACCGACTGCTCGACGTGGCCCAGGAGTTTGTGGGGCCGGACATCGCGCTGTTCGCCTCGCACTACATCTGCAAGCCGCCGTATGACGGCCAGGCAGTCCTCTGGCATCAGGACGGCAGCTACTGGCCGCTCGAGCCGATGGAGGTCGTAACGCTCTGGCTCGCCATTGACGACTCGCTGCCCGAGAACGGTTGCATGCGCGTGATCCCGGGTACACATCGGATGGAGCTGAGCAGCCTGCGCCCGCGCACCGACGTACCCAACGTGCTGAGCTCCGAGATCGACCCGGCGCTCGTTGACGAGTCCCGTGCGGTAGACCTGGTGCTGCGCGCCGGTGGCGTATCCGTCCACCACCCGAACATCATCCACGGCTCCAATCCGAACCGTTCGCCGCTGCGCCGCTGCGGCCTGACGATCCGCTACATCCCGACGAGCACACGCATCGTGGCCGACAGCGGGCTGACGCCCGAGGGGCGGTGGCCTAGCGCCTTCCTGCTGCGCGGGAGCGCCCTTCCAGCCGTCAACGACTACAACCCGACGCCCCGCTACCGGGCGGGAGAGCACATGCCCTTTCGTGGATGCGAGGAGATGGCCTAG
- a CDS encoding methyltransferase has product MTSRERVDTALSHCEPDLVPLDLGGSAVTGMHVSSVYQLRQWLGLDAPGTPVRVVEPYQMLGEIAPDLCAALGVDVVGLGGPRNLFGFRNEGWKPWTTFDGTPAMVPEAFNTVPEPGGDILMYPEGDRSARPSGRMPQGGWYFDTIVRQPPIDDDALNVEDNLEEFPPITEEELSYLGREADRLSMESDRAILASFGGTAFGDIALVPAPWLKNPRGIRDVQEWYVSTKTRRDYVYAVFERQCATGIANLERISGVVGDRVSAVFVTGTDFGTQNGPFIAPRAYRDLYMPFHREVNGWIHANTAWKTFIHSCGAVEALIPDFIAAGFDALNPVQCSACGMGARGLKERYGDRIAFWGGGVDTQQTLPFGTPEQVREEVRERIRVFGQGGGFVFNPVHNVQARTPPANLAALYTAVAEHRGYPLR; this is encoded by the coding sequence ATGACCTCCCGTGAGCGCGTGGACACCGCGCTGTCTCACTGCGAGCCCGATCTCGTGCCCCTCGACCTCGGGGGGAGCGCCGTCACGGGCATGCACGTGAGCTCGGTATACCAGCTTCGGCAGTGGCTCGGACTGGACGCGCCCGGCACGCCCGTGCGCGTCGTGGAGCCCTACCAGATGCTCGGCGAGATCGCGCCGGACCTGTGCGCGGCCCTCGGCGTCGATGTGGTCGGCCTGGGTGGGCCGCGCAACCTCTTTGGTTTCCGCAACGAGGGCTGGAAGCCGTGGACGACTTTCGACGGCACGCCGGCCATGGTGCCCGAGGCCTTCAACACCGTGCCCGAGCCCGGCGGCGACATCCTGATGTATCCTGAGGGCGACCGCTCGGCGCGCCCAAGCGGCCGGATGCCCCAGGGCGGTTGGTACTTCGACACGATCGTGCGCCAGCCTCCGATCGACGACGACGCGCTCAACGTGGAGGACAACCTCGAGGAGTTTCCGCCAATCACCGAGGAGGAGTTGAGCTACCTGGGGCGCGAGGCGGACCGCCTGAGCATGGAGTCCGACCGCGCGATCCTGGCGAGCTTCGGCGGGACCGCCTTCGGCGACATCGCGCTCGTGCCCGCGCCCTGGCTGAAGAACCCGCGAGGGATTCGCGATGTGCAGGAGTGGTACGTCAGCACGAAGACGCGCCGCGACTACGTCTACGCCGTCTTCGAGCGCCAGTGCGCGACGGGGATCGCCAACCTGGAGCGTATCAGCGGCGTCGTCGGCGACCGCGTGAGCGCCGTATTCGTCACGGGCACCGACTTCGGCACGCAGAACGGGCCGTTCATCGCGCCGCGCGCCTATCGTGACCTCTACATGCCCTTCCACCGGGAGGTGAACGGCTGGATCCACGCCAACACCGCGTGGAAGACGTTCATTCACTCCTGTGGCGCGGTAGAGGCGCTGATCCCCGACTTCATTGCGGCCGGATTCGACGCACTCAACCCCGTGCAATGCTCGGCGTGCGGCATGGGGGCGCGCGGGCTCAAGGAGCGCTACGGCGATCGGATCGCGTTCTGGGGCGGCGGAGTCGACACCCAGCAGACGCTGCCATTCGGGACGCCCGAGCAGGTGCGCGAGGAGGTGCGGGAGCGAATCCGAGTTTTCGGGCAGGGTGGCGGCTTCGTTTTCAACCCCGTACACAACGTGCAGGCACGCACGCCGCCCGCCAACCTCGCGGCGCTCTACACAGCGGTTGCCGAGCATCGCGGCTACCCGCTCCGTTGA
- a CDS encoding PDZ domain-containing protein, which produces MAAPGYYRFPTLHADRVVFVSEDDLWEVSAEGGFARRLTASLGAVSAPFFSPDGAALAFTGREEGHAEVYVMDSEGGPARRLTYLGAATSVVGWTPEGDRILFASDAGQPIERVPVVFALRPEGGLPEPWPVGHAVSITFGPGGRSAIGRNNNDPARWKRYRGGTAGDIWVDPRGDGQFHRLVRLPGNLARPMWIGERLFFLSDHEGYGNIYSCLPDGADVRRHTDRTDYYVRFPNSDGRRIAYHAGGDLFVLDPATGEETRVAVDYPSPRVQRQRRFADSARHLQCVSLHPEGHSLVVTTRGKSYAMGNWEGAVMPVGGEGADPSTRGPGDVRAERAVRYRLTSWLNDGQRFVTIADAGGEEALEVHSTVTAAPPVRLASLDIGRAVALQVSPTADCVLLSNHRNELLHVDLAEVAVRVVDRSDYRGVGGFDWSPDGNWVAYGLATSNYQMGIRLWDRRADARHDATSPVLADHSPAFDPEGRFLYFLGERDLNPVNDALHFELSFPRGTRPYLLTLQRDTLSPFAPVPHALKEGGKPARPDGDGKPAADGEGQGEKAGGEPAPPAGPPEVRIDLEGIAGRIAGFPVPEGIYGQIAGVKGKALFTSFPVEGALGRGFGPSPPEAKGVLEAFDFETQRHEPLISGLNDFDIGRDGKTMLYRSANRLRVVRAGSRPDEKAASEPPGRRSGWIDLGRIKVSVEPGVEWRQMAREAWRLQRENFWTANMSAVDWAGVWERYAPLIDRVGTRGEFSDLMWEMQGELGTSHAYEMGGDYRPEPAYSLGVLGADYAYDRGADCYVFARVVRGTAGDPEADSPLNAPGVDVLPGDHLLAVNGRSVTGATLPQELLVNQADAEVALTVRRGDAAPRVVTVRARRSEALARYREWVEANRRKVVEATGGRIGYVHIPDMGARGFAEFHRLYLTEVAREGLVVDVRYNRGGHVSQLLIEKLARKRVGYDVPRWGKPDPYPSYSVAGPMVALTNQWAGSDGDIFSHVFKLMKLGPLIGTRTWGGVIGISPRHALADGSLTTQPEFSFWFTDVGWGVENHGTDPDIEVDVAPQDYAAGRDPQLDRGIAEVVRLLEEHPPVMPAFDERPVLTPPASLP; this is translated from the coding sequence ATGGCCGCCCCCGGCTACTACCGCTTTCCCACGCTGCACGCCGATCGGGTCGTGTTCGTGTCGGAGGACGATCTCTGGGAGGTCTCGGCGGAGGGCGGCTTCGCCCGCCGACTCACGGCCAGTCTGGGCGCGGTATCCGCGCCCTTCTTTTCGCCGGATGGCGCGGCGCTCGCCTTCACCGGCCGCGAGGAGGGACACGCCGAGGTCTACGTGATGGACTCGGAGGGCGGCCCCGCCCGGCGCCTGACCTACCTGGGAGCCGCGACTTCGGTCGTCGGCTGGACGCCCGAGGGGGACCGCATTCTCTTCGCGAGCGATGCCGGGCAGCCCATCGAGCGTGTGCCGGTCGTGTTCGCGCTGCGCCCGGAGGGCGGGCTTCCCGAGCCCTGGCCCGTGGGCCACGCCGTCAGCATCACGTTCGGGCCGGGAGGGCGCTCGGCGATCGGCCGCAACAACAACGACCCGGCACGGTGGAAGCGCTACCGTGGAGGCACCGCCGGCGACATCTGGGTAGATCCCCGGGGCGATGGCCAGTTCCACCGACTGGTCCGCCTGCCGGGCAACCTGGCGCGCCCGATGTGGATTGGCGAGCGTCTCTTCTTCCTCTCCGACCACGAGGGTTACGGCAACATCTACTCCTGCCTCCCTGACGGCGCCGACGTGCGGCGCCACACCGATCGCACGGACTACTACGTGCGCTTCCCGAACAGCGACGGTCGCCGCATCGCCTATCACGCGGGCGGGGACCTCTTTGTGCTCGACCCGGCAACCGGCGAGGAGACGCGGGTGGCCGTCGACTATCCCAGTCCGCGCGTCCAGCGGCAGAGGCGCTTCGCGGACTCCGCGCGCCACCTGCAGTGCGTTTCTCTGCACCCGGAGGGGCACTCGCTCGTGGTCACCACGCGCGGCAAGAGCTACGCGATGGGCAACTGGGAGGGCGCCGTGATGCCGGTGGGCGGCGAGGGCGCCGACCCGTCCACACGTGGGCCGGGCGATGTGCGCGCGGAGCGCGCCGTTCGCTACCGCCTCACCTCGTGGCTGAACGACGGCCAGCGGTTCGTCACCATCGCGGACGCAGGGGGCGAGGAGGCGCTGGAGGTGCACTCGACGGTGACCGCCGCGCCACCGGTGCGGCTGGCATCGCTCGACATTGGGCGCGCAGTCGCGCTCCAGGTGTCGCCAACCGCCGACTGCGTGCTCCTCTCCAACCACCGCAACGAGCTTCTGCACGTCGACCTTGCCGAAGTTGCGGTCCGAGTGGTGGACCGCAGCGACTATCGCGGGGTCGGCGGCTTCGACTGGTCGCCCGACGGCAACTGGGTGGCCTACGGGTTGGCGACAAGCAACTACCAGATGGGCATCCGGCTGTGGGACCGGCGCGCCGATGCGCGCCACGATGCCACGTCGCCGGTTCTGGCCGACCACAGCCCCGCGTTCGACCCGGAGGGCAGGTTCCTCTACTTCCTTGGCGAGCGCGACCTGAATCCCGTCAACGACGCGCTCCACTTCGAGTTGTCGTTCCCGCGCGGCACGCGCCCCTACCTGCTCACGCTTCAGCGTGACACGCTCTCACCGTTCGCGCCGGTGCCGCACGCGCTGAAGGAGGGCGGCAAGCCCGCGAGGCCGGATGGCGATGGCAAGCCCGCTGCCGACGGCGAGGGGCAGGGTGAGAAGGCCGGGGGGGAGCCGGCGCCGCCGGCCGGCCCGCCCGAGGTGCGGATCGACCTGGAGGGCATCGCGGGACGCATCGCCGGATTCCCGGTGCCCGAGGGCATCTACGGGCAGATCGCCGGCGTGAAGGGCAAGGCGCTCTTCACGAGCTTTCCGGTGGAGGGCGCGCTGGGGCGCGGGTTCGGGCCCTCCCCACCGGAGGCGAAGGGCGTGCTCGAGGCCTTCGACTTCGAGACGCAGCGCCATGAGCCGCTGATCAGCGGCCTGAACGACTTCGACATTGGGCGCGACGGCAAGACGATGCTCTACCGGTCGGCCAATCGGCTGCGTGTGGTGCGCGCGGGGTCCAGGCCCGACGAGAAAGCCGCCTCGGAGCCGCCGGGACGGCGCAGTGGCTGGATCGACCTCGGGCGCATCAAGGTATCGGTTGAGCCGGGCGTGGAGTGGCGTCAGATGGCCCGCGAGGCCTGGCGCCTGCAGCGCGAGAACTTCTGGACCGCGAACATGTCGGCCGTCGATTGGGCGGGCGTGTGGGAGCGCTACGCGCCGCTGATCGACCGCGTCGGCACGCGCGGCGAGTTCTCGGACCTGATGTGGGAGATGCAGGGCGAGCTCGGCACATCGCACGCCTATGAGATGGGCGGCGACTACCGACCCGAGCCGGCATACTCGCTGGGCGTCCTCGGCGCCGACTATGCCTACGACCGGGGGGCCGACTGCTACGTCTTCGCGCGAGTGGTGCGCGGCACCGCAGGCGATCCGGAGGCCGACTCGCCGCTCAACGCGCCTGGTGTTGACGTTCTGCCCGGCGACCACCTGCTGGCGGTGAACGGGCGAAGCGTGACGGGCGCCACGCTCCCGCAGGAGCTCCTCGTCAATCAGGCCGACGCGGAGGTGGCCCTCACGGTGCGGCGGGGTGACGCGGCTCCGCGCGTCGTCACCGTTCGGGCGCGGCGCTCCGAGGCACTGGCGCGTTACCGCGAGTGGGTTGAGGCCAATCGTCGGAAGGTCGTCGAGGCTACCGGGGGCCGTATCGGCTATGTCCACATCCCCGATATGGGGGCGCGCGGCTTCGCGGAGTTCCATCGGCTCTACCTGACCGAGGTCGCGCGCGAGGGCCTCGTGGTGGACGTCCGCTACAACCGCGGTGGGCACGTCTCGCAGCTTCTCATCGAGAAGCTGGCGCGCAAGCGCGTCGGCTACGACGTGCCGCGCTGGGGCAAGCCGGACCCCTACCCGAGCTACTCGGTCGCCGGGCCCATGGTGGCCCTGACCAACCAGTGGGCCGGATCGGACGGCGACATCTTCAGCCATGTGTTCAAGCTGATGAAGCTCGGGCCGCTGATCGGCACCCGCACATGGGGCGGCGTGATCGGCATCTCGCCCCGTCACGCGCTGGCCGACGGGTCGCTGACGACGCAACCCGAGTTCTCGTTCTGGTTCACGGATGTGGGGTGGGGCGTGGAGAACCACGGCACCGACCCGGACATCGAGGTGGACGTGGCGCCGCAGGACTACGCGGCCGGCCGCGATCCACAGCTCGACCGCGGGATCGCCGAGGTCGTTCGTCTTCTCGAGGAGCACCCGCCCGTGATGCCCGCGTTCGACGAGCGACCCGTACTGACACCTCCCGCGAGTCTCCCCTGA
- a CDS encoding ABC transporter ATP-binding protein yields the protein MRNFLRLLTYLKPYRMRVAMAVGGMLMVTLSALPMPKITQYVIDVVLPQKLTHALTLVFWAIVGLYAARGAISFSLNYLIGWLGQRVVFDLRFQCYRHLNRLSLAYYDKRQTGKIMARVVDDINVIQYMITGGFVTLITDILTLLVVVPVIFLMDARLAWIAIAVVPLYVVNYKLFLRKIRPLSVQLREKWDALIGALQEKISGITVVKAFVREDYETEHFMQTVQDNFTLGMRQAKMNRTLGVLATIIRAAGTGLVYWVGARLVFGYSMKPGELIAFTGYIGYLYDPSVRLVDFNIQAQWAGAAIDRVFETLDTRPEITDAPGAVPMRDMLGAVEFQDVSFGYSPETMVLHDISFRVEPGEVIAIVGPSGAGKTTLVNLIARFYDVTDGVVTIDGVDVRGIRLEAIRRQIGYVSQESLLFSVTIRENIAYGYHDATEEQIVRAATDANLHDFIMSLPDGYDTKIGEDGIKLSVGQKQRLAIARAVLTDPRILILDDATSALDSGTEANVQRALERVMRGRTNFVIAHRLSTIFDADRIIVMDQGRTVDVGPHAELVARPGVYRSLYDEQFKSAQEEALAGLLG from the coding sequence ATGAGGAACTTCCTGCGCCTGCTCACCTACCTGAAGCCTTACCGGATGCGCGTCGCGATGGCGGTCGGCGGGATGCTGATGGTCACGCTCTCGGCGTTGCCGATGCCGAAGATCACGCAATACGTGATCGACGTGGTGCTGCCTCAGAAGCTCACGCACGCGCTCACCCTCGTCTTCTGGGCGATCGTCGGCCTCTACGCCGCCCGCGGCGCCATCTCGTTCTCGCTGAACTACCTGATCGGCTGGCTTGGCCAGCGCGTCGTGTTCGACCTGCGGTTTCAGTGCTACCGGCACCTTAACCGCCTGTCGCTCGCATACTACGACAAGCGTCAGACCGGCAAGATCATGGCGCGCGTGGTCGACGACATCAACGTGATCCAGTACATGATCACCGGCGGCTTCGTAACGCTCATCACCGACATCCTCACGTTGCTGGTGGTCGTGCCGGTCATCTTCCTGATGGACGCCCGGCTCGCCTGGATCGCGATCGCCGTCGTGCCGCTCTACGTGGTGAACTACAAGCTCTTTCTGCGCAAGATCCGCCCGCTCAGCGTGCAGCTTCGCGAGAAGTGGGACGCGCTGATCGGGGCGCTCCAGGAGAAGATTAGCGGTATCACCGTCGTGAAGGCCTTCGTGCGCGAGGACTACGAAACCGAGCACTTCATGCAAACGGTGCAGGACAACTTCACCCTCGGCATGCGCCAGGCGAAGATGAACCGCACGCTCGGCGTTCTGGCGACGATCATTCGCGCGGCCGGCACCGGCCTCGTCTACTGGGTGGGAGCGCGCCTGGTGTTCGGGTATTCGATGAAGCCGGGCGAGCTCATCGCGTTCACGGGCTACATCGGCTATCTGTACGACCCCTCGGTACGCCTGGTAGACTTCAACATCCAGGCGCAGTGGGCCGGCGCGGCCATCGACCGCGTCTTTGAGACGTTGGACACCCGGCCGGAGATCACCGACGCGCCCGGCGCCGTCCCCATGCGCGACATGCTGGGCGCGGTGGAGTTTCAGGACGTCAGCTTCGGCTACTCGCCCGAGACGATGGTGCTGCACGACATCAGCTTTCGCGTGGAACCCGGCGAGGTGATCGCGATCGTCGGGCCGTCGGGCGCGGGCAAAACGACGCTCGTCAATCTCATCGCGCGCTTCTATGACGTGACCGACGGGGTGGTGACGATCGACGGCGTCGACGTTCGGGGCATTCGTCTCGAGGCGATCCGCCGCCAGATCGGTTACGTCAGCCAGGAGTCGCTCCTCTTCTCGGTGACGATCCGCGAGAACATCGCCTACGGCTACCATGACGCGACGGAGGAGCAGATCGTGCGGGCGGCGACCGACGCCAACCTTCACGACTTCATCATGTCGCTGCCTGACGGCTACGACACGAAGATCGGCGAGGACGGCATCAAGCTCTCCGTCGGCCAGAAGCAGCGCCTGGCCATCGCGCGGGCCGTGCTGACGGATCCGCGCATCCTGATCCTGGACGACGCAACCTCCGCGCTCGACTCCGGGACGGAGGCCAACGTGCAGCGCGCCCTCGAGCGCGTGATGCGGGGGCGTACCAACTTCGTGATCGCTCACCGGCTGTCCACCATCTTCGATGCTGACCGGATCATCGTGATGGATCAGGGTCGCACCGTGGACGTCGGCCCGCACGCCGAGCTGGTCGCGCGACCCGGCGTCTACCGGAGCCTGTACGACGAGCAGTTCAAGAGCGCGCAGGAGGAGGCACTGGCCGGGCTCCTCGGTTAG
- a CDS encoding ABC transporter ATP-binding protein, translating into MRNLLRLLNEVRRYWRVLLLIGVLTLTTAGLGLPGPLIVKYLVDHLVDHKPFNVFLVFLALVGVAAAAGLVGFALTMCVTYLGQRFKYDMRRKLYAHMQTLSLGFFEKNQTGKLMSNITNDVATLDQLISGGFVTLISDLVTLSAVLFIVFHMNWYLAAWSLAVFPLYVANYLLHIGRIKRAATEIREERDVMLGDLQEKLAGALVVKSYAKERFEVRQFVGQNRTLLGLNVHQGMMGTRLWTLAEFIGSGLGVAIIMYVGGRQVMQGDLTPGELIAFVSFITGYMYGPIVRLIQLNDQIARTNAALTRIFETLDTRPNIEDRPLAATLPPIEGAVRYDNVWFEYEPGQPVIKGVTLDVRPGQMVALVGQSGSGKTTMINLLSRHYDVTSGAVLVDGRDIRDVTLQSLRRQVGVVIQETILFNATILENIRYGRLEATEEEVREAAAAANIAHVIEALPRGYATRIGEEGIKLSGGEKQRIAIARAILSDPRILILDEATSALDSETETLIQEALERLMQRRTSFVIAHRLSTIVKADLIVVMDKGVVQEAGSHAALLAAGGVYAGLYHQQFKVALEAKAAEGAAA; encoded by the coding sequence ATGCGAAACCTCCTGCGCCTCCTGAACGAAGTTCGACGGTACTGGCGCGTCCTGCTTCTGATCGGTGTTCTGACCCTGACGACCGCCGGGCTCGGACTGCCGGGGCCCCTGATCGTCAAGTACCTCGTTGACCACCTCGTCGACCACAAGCCCTTCAACGTCTTCCTCGTGTTTCTGGCTCTCGTCGGCGTCGCCGCCGCGGCGGGCCTCGTCGGCTTCGCCCTCACGATGTGCGTCACGTACCTGGGGCAGCGCTTCAAGTACGACATGCGCCGCAAGCTCTACGCGCACATGCAGACGCTGTCGCTCGGGTTCTTCGAGAAGAACCAGACCGGCAAGCTGATGTCGAACATCACCAACGACGTCGCCACGCTTGATCAGCTCATCAGTGGCGGGTTCGTCACGCTGATCTCGGACCTCGTCACGCTGTCCGCCGTGCTCTTCATCGTTTTCCATATGAACTGGTACCTGGCGGCCTGGTCGCTCGCCGTGTTCCCGCTCTACGTCGCCAACTATCTCCTGCACATCGGCCGGATCAAGCGCGCCGCCACCGAGATCCGCGAGGAGCGCGACGTGATGCTCGGTGACCTTCAGGAGAAACTGGCCGGGGCGCTCGTGGTGAAGTCCTATGCCAAGGAGCGGTTCGAGGTGCGCCAGTTCGTGGGTCAGAACCGCACGCTGCTCGGCCTGAACGTGCACCAGGGCATGATGGGCACGCGGCTGTGGACGCTCGCCGAGTTCATCGGCAGTGGCCTCGGTGTGGCGATCATCATGTACGTCGGCGGCCGGCAGGTGATGCAGGGCGACCTGACGCCAGGAGAACTGATCGCCTTCGTCTCGTTCATCACGGGCTACATGTACGGCCCGATCGTCCGCTTGATCCAGCTGAACGACCAGATCGCGCGCACGAACGCCGCTCTGACACGCATCTTCGAGACGCTCGACACGCGGCCCAACATCGAGGACCGCCCGTTGGCCGCGACGCTGCCGCCCATCGAGGGCGCGGTGCGCTACGACAACGTCTGGTTTGAGTACGAGCCCGGGCAGCCGGTCATCAAGGGGGTCACGCTGGACGTAAGGCCGGGGCAGATGGTCGCGCTCGTTGGCCAGTCGGGCTCGGGCAAGACCACGATGATCAACCTGCTCTCGCGCCACTACGATGTGACCTCCGGGGCCGTGCTCGTGGACGGGCGCGACATCCGCGACGTGACGCTGCAGTCGCTGCGGCGGCAGGTGGGCGTCGTCATCCAGGAGACGATCCTCTTCAACGCCACGATCCTCGAGAACATCCGCTACGGACGTCTCGAGGCCACCGAGGAGGAGGTGCGGGAGGCTGCGGCGGCCGCCAACATCGCGCACGTCATCGAGGCTCTACCGCGCGGCTACGCGACGCGCATCGGCGAGGAGGGCATCAAGCTCTCCGGTGGCGAGAAGCAACGCATCGCCATCGCGCGCGCCATCCTGAGCGACCCGCGTATTCTGATCCTTGACGAGGCGACGTCGGCGCTTGACTCCGAGACCGAGACGCTGATCCAGGAGGCGCTCGAGCGCCTGATGCAGCGGCGCACCAGTTTCGTGATCGCGCACCGGCTCTCCACCATCGTGAAGGCCGACCTGATCGTGGTGATGGACAAGGGGGTGGTCCAGGAGGCGGGCAGCCATGCGGCGCTTCTGGCGGCGGGTGGCGTCTACGCCGGACTCTACCACCAGCAGTTCAAGGTGGCTCTGGAGGCGAAGGCCGCGGAAGGAGCGGCCGCATGA
- a CDS encoding DUF309 domain-containing protein, protein MTAPGDREGERFAEAVEAFNERRYFACHELLEELWREEPGAVRAVYQGILQIAVGCYHLMARSNLVGAHNKLEAGARRLEPHGRSFRGVDLRALIADADRLRASLPTPQAGLRAPWDQTLLPRIRAVDEGGNAAGT, encoded by the coding sequence ATGACAGCCCCTGGAGATCGCGAGGGTGAGCGGTTTGCGGAAGCCGTGGAGGCGTTCAACGAGCGACGGTACTTCGCGTGCCACGAGTTGCTCGAGGAGCTCTGGCGCGAGGAGCCGGGCGCGGTGCGCGCGGTGTACCAGGGGATCCTGCAGATCGCCGTGGGCTGCTACCACCTGATGGCGCGGAGCAACCTGGTCGGCGCGCACAACAAGCTCGAGGCGGGGGCGCGCCGTCTGGAGCCACACGGCCGGTCGTTTCGAGGCGTCGACCTGCGCGCACTGATCGCGGACGCCGACCGGCTTCGGGCTTCGCTGCCGACGCCGCAGGCCGGGTTGCGAGCGCCCTGGGACCAGACCCTCCTGCCGCGGATCCGGGCTGTCGACGAGGGCGGGAATGCAGCGGGCACTTAA